One genomic region from Flagellimonas oceani encodes:
- a CDS encoding TRAP transporter large permease produces the protein MEISILILSFLILISLRVPVAWSLGVSSMLTLLVSVDTFPALTTIAQRLVTGLDSFSILAIPFFILAGHIMNKGGIAERLIAFAKSLVGALPGGLAHVNIVAAMLFGAIAGSAGAAAAAIGGFMSDKMEESGYDKGFGVAVNVTSATTGLIIPPSNIFIIYSVASGGVSIGALFLAGYLPGIITGLLLMIVAYIWAKRKGYPTADRSSFKNILTTFLNALPSLFLLIVVIGGIVAGIFTATEASSVAVIYCLVLAMAYKEISLKDIGPILVESASTIAIVMLLIAVSISMSWVLSYENIPQTVTQLLLGLSDNKIMVIILINIILLVVGIFMDMTPAVLIFTPIFLPVVTAIGIDPVHFGIIMVLNLCIGLCTPPVGSVLFIGVGVGKTTIQKVIRPLLPLFLAMILALILVSVFPELSLWLPSIFGF, from the coding sequence ATGGAAATTAGTATTCTTATCTTAAGTTTTCTCATATTGATTTCCCTTCGCGTGCCAGTTGCTTGGAGCCTAGGGGTTTCATCCATGCTGACCTTATTGGTCAGTGTTGACACATTTCCTGCGCTAACCACCATTGCACAACGATTGGTGACTGGGTTGGACAGTTTTTCCATCTTGGCAATTCCTTTTTTTATTTTGGCAGGCCACATTATGAACAAGGGGGGCATTGCAGAGCGTTTGATTGCCTTTGCAAAAAGTTTGGTAGGCGCCCTACCTGGAGGATTGGCCCATGTTAACATCGTGGCCGCCATGTTGTTCGGGGCTATTGCAGGATCGGCCGGTGCAGCTGCCGCCGCCATCGGAGGGTTCATGTCCGACAAAATGGAGGAGTCAGGTTACGATAAGGGATTTGGTGTTGCGGTAAATGTTACATCGGCCACTACAGGACTTATAATCCCTCCCAGTAATATATTTATTATTTATTCGGTGGCGAGTGGGGGCGTAAGTATCGGAGCACTGTTTTTGGCAGGGTATCTCCCGGGAATCATCACTGGACTTCTTTTAATGATCGTGGCATACATCTGGGCCAAACGAAAAGGATATCCGACAGCGGACCGTAGTTCTTTCAAGAACATATTGACCACTTTTTTAAATGCACTTCCCAGTTTGTTCCTTTTGATTGTTGTAATAGGAGGCATCGTGGCGGGAATATTCACAGCAACGGAAGCATCATCGGTTGCGGTTATTTATTGCCTTGTTTTGGCAATGGCCTATAAGGAAATATCCCTCAAGGATATTGGTCCTATTTTGGTGGAATCCGCATCCACCATTGCCATTGTAATGCTACTTATAGCAGTGTCCATTTCCATGTCCTGGGTGCTTTCTTACGAGAACATTCCCCAAACGGTGACCCAGTTATTGTTGGGATTGAGCGATAATAAGATAATGGTCATCATCCTGATCAACATTATCCTACTCGTTGTTGGTATTTTTATGGACATGACACCTGCGGTATTGATTTTCACTCCTATATTTTTGCCGGTGGTGACTGCCATAGGAATAGACCCGGTACATTTTGGAATCATAATGGTATTGAATCTGTGCATAGGTCTATGCACGCCCCCTGTAGGTTCTGTGCTCTTTATAGGGGTAGGGGTTGGCAAAACCACCATCCAAAAAGTGATTCGGCCATTGCTCCCTTTATTTTTGGCCATGATTCTGGCTCTTATATTGGTGAGTGTTTTTCCTGAATTGAGTCTGTGGCTTCCAAGTATCTTCGGATTTTAA
- a CDS encoding LacI family DNA-binding transcriptional regulator, with protein sequence MKIKKEVTIYDLAKELNYSPSTISRALNNHKSISKKTVKRIKEAAEEMGYRPNNLAAGLRNNKSNTIGVLISRINRPFVSSLISGIEKTARKAGYNVLISQSNDKYQSEINNSNALYDSRISGLIVSLSMETIDMEHFEKFMENGIPIVFVDRVPSNFNSYKVVIDNYTAGYSATKHLIEQGCKRIAHFAGAKHRNVYLERKKGYLDALREHGLPIEDKLVVNFKTLSFDEGTKATEKLLKMANPPDGIFAANDTTGVSAIMCAKKLGVKVPDQLAVIGFNDDPISSIVQPPLSTVSHPASKMGAISAKRILEHSAQSYDADLSEITVLGTEIIARGSSLRTVKS encoded by the coding sequence ATGAAGATTAAAAAAGAGGTTACCATATATGATCTTGCTAAAGAGTTGAACTATTCTCCCTCTACCATTTCGAGAGCGCTGAACAATCATAAGAGTATCAGCAAAAAAACAGTAAAGCGGATTAAAGAAGCCGCCGAAGAAATGGGGTATCGACCGAATAACTTGGCTGCCGGATTAAGGAATAACAAGAGCAATACCATAGGAGTGCTGATTTCCAGGATAAACAGGCCATTTGTCTCTTCACTCATCAGCGGAATTGAAAAAACGGCCCGAAAGGCAGGTTACAATGTGTTGATAAGCCAGTCGAACGATAAATACCAAAGTGAAATCAACAATAGCAATGCCCTTTATGATAGTAGAATCAGCGGTTTAATTGTCTCACTATCCATGGAGACCATCGATATGGAGCATTTCGAAAAATTTATGGAAAATGGTATTCCAATCGTTTTTGTGGATAGGGTTCCCAGCAATTTCAATTCCTACAAAGTGGTCATCGATAACTATACTGCAGGATATTCGGCCACAAAGCATTTGATAGAGCAGGGCTGTAAAAGAATTGCCCATTTTGCGGGTGCCAAGCACCGTAATGTATACTTGGAACGAAAAAAGGGGTATTTGGATGCACTTCGGGAACATGGACTTCCCATTGAGGATAAACTGGTAGTTAATTTTAAGACCTTAAGTTTTGATGAAGGTACCAAAGCCACCGAAAAATTGTTGAAAATGGCCAACCCACCGGATGGTATCTTCGCTGCCAACGATACTACGGGTGTGAGTGCCATAATGTGCGCTAAAAAATTAGGGGTAAAGGTTCCCGACCAATTGGCAGTTATCGGTTTTAACGATGACCCCATTTCATCAATCGTGCAACCACCATTATCTACGGTATCACATCCTGCAAGTAAAATGGGGGCAATTTCTGCCAAAAGAATCCTTGAGCATTCGGCACAGAGTTACGATGCCGACCTTTCTGAAATTACAGTATTGGGAACCGAAATTATTGCACGCGGTTCCTCATTGAGAACGGTAAAATCTTAA